One stretch of Harmonia axyridis chromosome 1, icHarAxyr1.1, whole genome shotgun sequence DNA includes these proteins:
- the LOC123672057 gene encoding uncharacterized protein LOC123672057 has product MNDIIEDLKNTARGYKLTTGEIKIICYADDAVIVAESEDDLQRLLFKFYTKAKKLNMEISTTKTKSLVVSKEPIRCKLVVEDRPVEQVMRVAYLGVQISSNQDRTGEIKDQANKAARISGALRDLVWNNKHMRNQTKVRINKTIVRPIMTYGIETRADTKVMKNALRTAEMKVLRNVLGLTLRDKRRNEDIRSECE; this is encoded by the coding sequence ATGAACGATATAATAGAAGATTTGAAGAATACAGCAAGAGGATACAAGCTAACAACCGGTGAAATAAAGATAATCTGCTACGCCGACGATGCAGTAATTGTGGCTGAGAGCGAAGACGATCTACAGAGGCTCTTGTTTAAATTCTACACAAaggcaaaaaaattgaacatggAAATATCTACTACAAAAACTAAATCACTCGTTGTTTCAAAGGAACCAATTAGATGTAAACTTGTAGTTGAGGACCGACCAGTAGAACAGGTTATGAGGGTTGCATATTTGGGCGTGCAGATCTCGTCTAATCAGGACAGAACTGGGGAAATTAAAGACCAAGCAAATAAGGCGGCAAGAATATCGGGTGCTCTTAGAGACCTTGTGTGGAACAACAAACACATGCGCAATCAAACCAAGGTGAGAATAAATAAAACTATTGTAAGACCAATTATGACATACGGTATCGAAACGAGAGCCGATACTAAAGTAATGAAGAACGCACTGCGAACTGCCGAGATGAAGGTGCTCAGAAACGTCCTAGGCCTCACATTACGAGACAAAAGAAGAAATGAAGATATTCGCAGCGAATGTGAATAG